One part of the Schistocerca piceifrons isolate TAMUIC-IGC-003096 chromosome 7, iqSchPice1.1, whole genome shotgun sequence genome encodes these proteins:
- the LOC124709034 gene encoding golgin subfamily A member 6-like protein 22: MHESAFEAPGVKTKLARGGLSKRLSTWLGEDQQRCEEQEQRCEEQEQRCEEQEQRCEEQEQRCEEQEQRCEEQEQRCEEQEQRCEEQEQRCEEQEQRCEEQEQRCEEQEQRCEEQEQRCEEQEQRCEEQEQRCEEQEQRCEEQEQRCEEQEQRCEEQEQRCEEQEQRCEEQEQRCEEQEQRCEEQEQRCEEQEQRCKEQEQRCKEQEQRCKEQEQRCKEQEQRCKEQEQRCKEQEQRCKEQEQRCKEQEQRCKEQEQRCKEQEQRCKEQEQRCKEQEQRCKEQEQRCKEQEQRCKEQEQRCKEQEQRCKEQEQRCKEQPNCNLRINENKAIAAY; this comes from the exons AACAGCGCTGCGAAGAGCAAGAACAGCGCTGCGAAGAGCAAGAACAGCGCTGCGAAGAGCAAGAACAGCGCTGCGAAGAGCAAGAACAGCGCTGCGAAGAGCAAGAACAGCGCTGCGAAGAGCAAGAACAGCGCTGCGAAGAGCAAGAACAGCGCTGCGAAGAGCAAGAACAGCGCTGCGAAGAGCAAGAACAGCGCTGCGAAGAGCAAGAACAGCGCTGCGAAGAGCAAGAACAGCGCTGCGAAGAGCAAGAACAGCGCTGCGAAGAGCAAGAACAGCGCTGCGAAGAGCAAGAACAGCGCTGCGAAGAGCAAGAACAGCGCTGCGAAGAGCAAGAACAGCGCTGCGAAGAGCAAGAACAGCGCTGCGAAGAGCAAGAACAGCGCTGCGAAGAGCAAGAACAGCGCTGCGAAGAGCAAGAACAGCGCTGCGAAGAGCAAGAACAGCGCTGCGAAGAGCAAGAACAGCGCTGCGAAGAGCAAGAACAGCGCTGCAAAGAGCAAGAACAGCGCTGCAAAGAGCAAGAACAGCGCTGCAAAGAGCAAGAACAGCGCTGCAAAGAGCAAGAACAGCGCTGCAAAGAGCAAGAACAGCGCTGCAAAGAGCAAGAACAGCGCTGCAAAGAGCAAGAACAGCGCTGCAAAGAGCAAGAACAGCGCTGCAAAGAGCAAGAACAGCGCTGCAAAGAGCAAGAACAGCGCTGCAAAGAGCAAGAACAGCGCTGCAAAGAGCAAGAACAGCGCTGCAAAGAGCAAGAACAGCGCTGCAAAGAGCAAGAACAGCGCTGCAAAGAGCAAGAACAGCGCTGCAAAGAGCAAGAACAGCGCTGCAAAGAGCAAGAACAGCGGTGCAAAGAGCAAC CGAACTGCAATCTACGCATAAATGAAAACAAAGCGATCGCTGCATACTAA